AACCTGTAGCCACATCCAACTCGTCTTCTCCGGGTAGTTCAACCAAACTGGTTAAGACCGAACGCTTTGTCCTGACGTTGTTTGAGCCTGACCAGCATAGGTGTCCTGAGTTCTACTACCCTGAACTTGTTTACAAAAAGGTGAGAAAGAAAGACGCTCCGTTCAGATAGAATTGATGTGATTGATCAATAGATTTCGACTGATCAATTTATGAATGTTAAATCAACTAGGAAACTAGCTAAATGTATCATCCTAAATACGTTTCATTGACGCCACTAATAAAGGCACTATTTTCCAGAAGAGCGTTTCAGACAAAGATGTACCAAACACAATTGagcagaagaacagagagaaggatGAACTTGGAGCGATCGCCTGGAGATTCGAGGATAAATATGTTAGTGGAGTTGAATATTAGTATTTGGTATTACTAGCCTAATATTATGGCCAGGCACCacaagctaaaattacattttacatacagaattactttttttggtccattaaggaggagttacccccccccccccccaaaaaaagttgcTAAACACGTATATTCGTTAGTTTATCCTACAACTTTAATCAAAATTTCATGAATTGTTACCACTTAATTTCCAAGCTCGCGACATTGAATCACACCATTTTAAAAGCCTTTCTCATCGAGAATGTTACAAACTGGTCTATATGTAGTATCTGACTGAGGAGATGGTGATTGGGTCTAAATTGTTTTTTTGGCAGTCTGACTTCAGTGTCCTTGTCTTTAACCCCTCTATGCACATGCCAACATATTTCTCAGCCTTTGAAGCATTCAGCAAATGTTGTTTATCATTTGACATTCTCCAGATGTTTTTACTTAGGGAATTGTTTTTATAtgttaaatgtttgttttcaATTGTTTTCATCAGAATTTGTAAGTACTTTTCTTATTTAACACATAGAAAGATTAAATAATATTTTCAACACTTATGTTTAAGTCCGGTTGTGGAATTTCTtaaatgaaaccaagatttaggCTGATTTGATCCCGTGTACAATTTTTATTTGCCTGATAATTAAATATGCACACATTTGCTTATCACCTGATCTGCATTACTCAAATACAATATTTCAGAAACATTAAATTGGTAAAAGTGTATTGTgatatgatttaaaaaatatatttattattgTGTGGTGCCTGGCCTTAAGACTGTTTAAAtattgtgtcccaaatgccaccctattccctatatagtgcactactttagaccagaacttTAGGGattagtgtgccatttgggatgcattcaaTGTCATTGTTTTAATGCCTTATTGTCTTGATGAACCCCCTGTCTttgtctttctcgctctctctcgtacTCTTCTGCgctcttgttctttctctcttcAGGGATGTGGGAACAAACGTAAGAAGGATCGTATTCAGGATCTAGTGGATATAGGCTACGGTTATGACAACGAAGACTCTTTCATCGACAACTCCGAGGCAGTAGGTTCAGTTTACCATGTTTCTCCTGGTTCGGTTTCTCCTGGTTCGGGTTTACAGTGCTTCTCCTGGTTCGGGTTTACAGTGCTTCTCCTGGTTCGGGTTTACAGTGCTTCTCCTGGTTCGGGTTTACAGTGCTTCTCCTGGTTCGGGTTTACCGTGTTTCTCCTGGTTCGGGTTTACCGTGTTTCTCCTGGTTCGGGTTTACAGTGCTTCTCCTGGTTCGGGTTTACAGTGCTTCTCCTGGTTCGGGTTTACAGTGCTTCTCCTGGTTCGGGTTTACAGTGCTTCTCCTGGTTCGGGTTTACAGTGCTTCTCCTGGTTCGGGTTTACAGTGCTTCTCCTGGTTCGGGTTTACAGTGCTTCTCCTGGTTCGGGTTTACAGTGCTTCTCCTGGTTCGGGTTTACAGTGCTTCTCCTGGTTCGGGTTTACAGTGCTTCTCCTGGTTCGGGTTTACAGTGCTTCTCCTGGTTCGGGTTTACAGTGCTTCTCCTGGTTCGGGTTTACAGTGCTTCTCCTGGTTCGGGTTTACAGTGCTTCTCCTGGTTCGGGTTTACAGTGCTTCTCCTGGTTCGGGTTTACAGTGCTTCTCCTGGTTCGGGTTTACAGTGCTTCCCCTGGTTCGGGTTTACAGTGCTTCCCTGGTTCGGGTTTACAGTGCTTCCCTGGTTCGGGTTTACAGTGCTTCCCTGGTTCGGGTTTACAGTGCTTCCCCTGGTTCGGGTTTACAGTGCTTCCCCTGGTTCGGGTTTACAGTGCTTCCCCTGGTTCGGGTTTACAGTGCTTCCCCTGGTTCGGGTTTACAGTGCTTCCCTGGTTCGGGTTTACAGTGCTTCCCCTGGTTCGGGTTTACAGTGCTTCCCCTGGTTCGGGTTTACAGTGCTTCCCCTGGTTCGGGTTTACAGTGCTTCCCTGGTTCGGGTTTACAGTGCTTCCCCTGGTTCGGGTTTACAGTGCTTCCCCTGGTTCGGGTTTACAGTGCTTCCCCTGGTTCGGGTTTACAGTGCTTCCCCTGGTTCGGGTTTACAGTGCTTCCCTGGTTCGGGTTTACAGTGCTTCCCTGGTTCGGGTTTACAGTGCTTCCCCTGGTTCGGGTTTACAGTGCTTCCCCTGGTTCGGGTTTACAGTGCTTCCCTGGTTCGGGTTTACAGTGCTTCCCTGGTTCGGGTTTACAGTGCTTCCCCTGGTTCGGGTTTACAGTGCTTCCCCTGGTTCGGGTTTACAGTGCTTCCCCTGGTTCGGGTTTACAGTGCTTCCCTGGTTCGGGTTTACAGTGCTTCCCTGGTTCGGGTTTACAGTGCTTCCCTGGTTCGGGTTTACAGTGCTTCCCCTGGTTCGGGTTTACAGTGCTTCCCTGGTTCGGGTTTACAGTGCTTCCCTGGTTCGGGTTTACAGTGCTTCCCTGGTTCGGGTTTACAGTGCTTCCCCTGGTTCGGGTTTACAGTGCTTCCCCTGGTTCGGGTTTACAGTGCTTCCCCTGGTTCGGGTTTACAGTGCTTCCCTGGTTCGGGTTTACAGTGCTTCCCCTGGTTCGGGTTTACAGTGCTTCCCTGGTTCGGGTTTACAGTGCTTCCCTGGTTCGGGTTTACAGTGCTTCCCTGGTTCGGGTTTACAGTGCTTCCCTGGTTCGGGTTTACAGTGCTTCCCCTGGTTCGGGTTTACAGTGCTTCCCCTGGTTCGGGTTTACAGTGCTTCCCTGGTTCGGGTTTACAGTGCTTCCCCTGGTTCGGGTTTACAGTGCTTCCCCTGGTTCGGGTTTACAGTGCTTCCCTGGTTCGGGTTTACAGTGCTTCCCTGGTTCGGGTTTACAGTGCTTCCCCTGGTTCGGGTTTACAGTGCTTCCCTGGTTCGGGTTTACAGTGCTTCCCTGGTTCGGGTTTACAGTGCTTCCCTGGTTCGGGTTTACAGTGCTTCCCTGGTTCGGGTTTACAGTGCTTCCCTGGTTCGGGTTTACAGTGCTTCCCCTGGTTCGGGTTTACAGTGCTTCCCCTGGTTCGGGTTTACAGTGCTTCCCCTGGTTCGGGTTTACAGTGCTTCCCTGGTTCGGGTTTACAGTGCTTCCCTGGTTCGGGTTTACAGTGCTTCCCTGGTTCGGGTTTACAGTGCTTCCCCTGGTTCGGGTTTACAGTGCTTCCCCTGGTTCGGGTTTACAGTGCTTCCCCTGGTTCGGGTTTACAGTGCTTCCCCTGGTTCGGGTTTACAGTGCTTCCCTGGTTCGGGTTTACAGTGCTTCCCCTGGTTCGGGTTTACAGTGCTTCCCCTGGTTCGGGTTTACAGTGCTTCCCTGGTTCGGGTTTACAGTGCTTCCCCTGGTTCGGGTTTACAGTGCTTCCCCTGGTTCGGGTTTACAGTGCTTCCCCTGGTTCGGGTTTACAGTGCTTCCCCTGGTTCGGGTTTACAGTGCTTCCCCTGGTTCGGGTTTACAGTGCTTCCCCTGGTTCGGGTTTACAGTGCTTCTCCTGGTTCGGGTTTACCGTGtttagtaatgtactgtaatatcGCCCCCTCCTGACCTCTCTGCAGTATGAGTTGGTCCCAGCCTCTCTGAGCACTAAGCTGGTCTGtttagtaatgtagtactgtattatactgtaatatagcccctcctgtcctctctgcaGTATGATGAGTTGGTCCCAGCCTCTCTGAGCACCAAGCTGGGAGGGTTCTATGTCAACTCTGGACCTCTCCAGTTCCGTCAGGCCTCTGATACGGAGACGGACGACGACTTCATGACCAAGAACCAACAACCCAAGCCCCCTAAAGTAATCAACTCCATGGCTGCGTCCTGTTCCAAACAGCGCCCTAATCCTTCTACGGTGTACTACTTTTGGCCGGAGTGGGGTCtctgaatagggtgctatttgggatgtggACAGTATGTAGGATCTTAACGGTATTGTGTTTGTGAATAGAACATGTTCCGGTTCAGACATCATTCTTTGTTGTGTTCCAGAAACGCAGGAAGCAAGAGGGAGAAGTGAAGGGGAGGAAATACCCTGGACAGGTGGCGACTGCAAACCCCACAGTGTCAAGCACTGGGTGAGAGACGGGACTTACTCATGATCAGTTGATTGACAACTATGGATCATAGCTTGTCCAtttatgccccctctctctctctctgtgcccctctctctctctctgtgccccctctctctctctctgtgccccctctctctctctctgtgcccccgCGCTCCCTCTCTGTGCTCTTTCTTCCCCAGGGTTCTACCTGACAAGAACATGTGGGAGGAGAAaccgaagaagaagaaaaagaagcctgCTGGTCCTCTGAGTGTCACAGACATGTTGAGAAAGTTCCAGAAacagaaagacaaagagaaactaaaaagagagaaagagcgagagcaaCAGAAGTTTGGTCTGGAGAAGACTACACTACCCACAACCCCCTATGTTTCTGCAGACCCTGTTGGGGGCGGCGCCAACATGGCGGACCCTCTGCTCAGCTTGATCGGATCGACCAATGACCGGGCGTTTCTCCAGGCAGCCAGCACTGTGGACTTTGACCTCGATCTAGACACCCTATTGGACGCCTCCGCTGAGACGCTGGCCAATCAGGTAGTCGTTGCCATGACCTTAACCAATCAGGAGGTCAACGCCAAGACCTTGGCCTACAAGGAAGTGAACGGTTCGATACTATACTTTATTGTCCATTTTCATTGATATTTGTTTTGTGTTGATAATGGTACATTTGAAGTCCAATAATTACAACATACTATATATATCTATACTGTTGTTCCAGGACTCTGTGGCGGTGCGGGTGGTGAACCCCCTGCTTCCACCCTGGAGAGCCACACACAGACCCCCATCGACCCTGTCCCTCACCCCCAGGACCAGATTGACCTTGTCTCTGAATCCATCTCCAAGCCCCAGGCCCCAAAACCATCTACACAGCCACAGGCAGTCTCTGGCCCACAGGTCCAGCCCCCGTCACTGCCCACTCCCCTGCCTGAAGGTCTGTCATCAGCCATGGAGAAGAGAGCTCAAGACCTGGCCCTGGTATGCTACCGGACACTGGGCTTTGCGTTATGCTGTGCCCTTATGTTGAGCGCCACAttgattgatgtattggttgatctTGTTCAGGCTGctaaggggttggagggagagtcAAAGGTCAAGTTCTTCACACCAGAGGTCAACGCCATCCTACTGGAGTAAGTCACTTGGTTTGGTTTCATGTTTAAACTACTATCAAAAAACATTCTTATACAAGTCCCATAACAATGTTCAGCCTTACGAgtaatggatgtgtgtgtgtgtgtggtcctcaGCATTGAGCTGCAGTGCAGAGATGTGAGTGGCCAGGTGCGTTCTAAGGTGTACACACACCTTGCCTCATTCCTCCCCTGCAGCAGAGAGACACTGCTGAAACGGGTCAAGaaactactgctgacacaggtaACACAGGAGTGTGTGGGGCGCGTCTGTGTGTGGGGCGCGTCTGTGTGTGGGGCGCAAATGTTTGTCTGTGTGGTTTAGAAGGAGCCTCTCCAGAGGTTGAGGCAGGCGATCGACAAGGTGATGCCGGAACAGATCTCCCGTTACCACGACGACTGCCAGGCCCACGCCCAGGCCAGGGCCGCTAAGTAGGTCACCATGGCAACTATCGGCAACACACAGAACATAACTCACTAGTCCACTTAATGTGCTACTTGGAGTGATCTAGCTAACCCGTGTGGCTGGCCGCCGCGCTGCAACCTGTGGCTGGCTCTGACCGCTCCAGGATGGTGGAGGAGAGTAAAGAGCGAGAACAGAAGGAGAACACAGGATcagaggaggatgagggggaggagaggagtggtaaaCGAGTGGTGGGCCCCAGGAAGAAATTCAGATGGAACCAAGAGATCAGGTGTCTTTAATGTTCTAAATGTTTACTCATCATTCTATCAACACACGTATGTATAAACACATATGGTGACTATCCTATCTTGCCCAATAGGGAGTGCCTGTGCAGTGCTGTTCGGGTGAGGATGGACCGATTCGAAGTGGAGAAAGGTGAGACGCAGGGACCGGAGGAGTTCCTGAAAAGTTTCTTGGACACGGAGATCAAAGCCCTCTGGCCTAAAGGCTGGATGCAGCCCAGGTAACGACACACACGCAACCTTCAAATATTCCAGTTGACTTGTTGATGCGTGTTTCACTAGTGTTTTGGTTCCTCAGAGTGCTGCTGAAGGAGAGTAGAAGGGTCCACTGCCCCACT
Above is a genomic segment from Oncorhynchus masou masou isolate Uvic2021 chromosome 23, UVic_Omas_1.1, whole genome shotgun sequence containing:
- the ubn1 gene encoding ubinuclein-1, which gives rise to MWTKRRKQEGEVKGRKYPGQVATANPTVSSTGVLPDKNMWEEKPKKKKKKPAGPLSVTDMLRKFQKQKDKEKLKREKEREQQKFGLEKTTLPTTPYVSADPVGGGANMADPLLSLIGSTNDRAFLQAASTVDFDLDLDTLLDASAETLANQVVVAMTLTNQEVNAKTLAYKEVNGLCGGAGGEPPASTLESHTQTPIDPVPHPQDQIDLVSESISKPQAPKPSTQPQAVSGPQVQPPSLPTPLPEGLSSAMEKRAQDLALAAKGLEGESKVKFFTPEVNAILLDIELQCRDVSGQVRSKVYTHLASFLPCSRETLLKRVKKLLLTQVTQECVGRVCVWGASVCGAQMFVCVV